In a single window of the Anaplasma platys genome:
- a CDS encoding F0F1 ATP synthase subunit C yields the protein MDSLRFVAVGLSVLGMVASALGVAAVFSSMLNGIARNPETEDKLKKYVYTGAALVEAMGLFSFLLALLLIFVAG from the coding sequence ATGGACTCTCTTAGGTTTGTTGCTGTTGGGCTGAGCGTCCTCGGCATGGTAGCGTCCGCTTTGGGTGTAGCTGCTGTTTTCTCTTCCATGCTGAATGGTATTGCTCGCAATCCAGAAACAGAGGACAAATTGAAGAAGTATGTCTACACAGGGGCTGCCTTGGTCGAAGCAATGGGTCTGTTCTCGTTCCTTTTGGCTTTACTGTTGATCTTTGTTGCTGGCTAG
- a CDS encoding F0F1 ATP synthase subunit A: MSPLEQFRVVKLLEIPTPFGGLDVSFTNCALFMVLASLVSVALLLLALRKSSCASPSLSYTAVELIYDFVADAIESNAGPAGVRYVPLVLTTFLFVLACNLIGILPFGFTATSHISVTLALSMVVCAGVTVIGFKHRGLHFLEIFLPQGTPMWLAPMMVFIKLFAYLARPVSLAIRLAANMIAGHTIIAVIAEFVLKMHPVLAPLPFAFIMVLIAFEIFVAVLQAYIFTVLTTVYLADAVTEH; encoded by the coding sequence TTGAGTCCGTTAGAGCAGTTTAGGGTGGTGAAATTGCTTGAAATTCCTACCCCGTTTGGTGGTTTGGACGTGAGTTTTACCAACTGCGCCCTTTTCATGGTCTTAGCATCGTTGGTGTCTGTGGCCCTACTCCTCTTGGCACTGCGTAAGAGTTCCTGTGCTTCGCCGAGCCTTTCTTACACTGCTGTGGAGCTTATCTACGACTTCGTTGCGGATGCCATAGAAAGCAATGCTGGGCCGGCGGGGGTGCGGTATGTGCCTCTAGTTCTGACGACATTTTTGTTTGTGCTTGCCTGTAATTTGATTGGCATTCTCCCCTTTGGGTTTACCGCCACTAGCCATATATCGGTAACATTGGCGCTGTCGATGGTGGTATGTGCTGGGGTAACCGTGATAGGCTTCAAACATCGAGGTCTGCATTTTTTAGAGATATTTTTGCCACAAGGCACACCCATGTGGCTCGCGCCCATGATGGTTTTCATAAAACTCTTTGCATACCTGGCACGTCCTGTGAGCCTGGCGATTAGGTTGGCTGCTAACATGATAGCGGGGCATACAATCATAGCTGTCATTGCGGAATTTGTGTTGAAAATGCATCCGGTGCTCGCGCCGTTGCCGTTTGCCTTCATAATGGTGCTAATTGCGTTCGAGATTTTCGTCGCAGTGCTGCAGGCCTATATTTTCACCGTCCTGACGACTGTGTATTTAGCCGATGCCGTGACGGAACACTGA
- a CDS encoding iron-containing alcohol dehydrogenase yields the protein MATEFLDMAMPAMAASGHGGVAEYVARSVHVSDKFFSNLPDVITEHPGRGFLVADSNTVRLLDSSTVQSMDHYIIQGEYNASEYLVDSIRKVSRNSDFIVALGSGSINDMCKYASFIEGKEYVSFPTAPSMNGYASPTASITMENGIKKSLPAKLPQAIYMDVGVLSNAPQRMINSGFADFICRATVKADWWISHLLLGTPYSEVPFDITDTCSRALLENYQGLVHRDRTATMVLMQALILSGIGMLIVGGSQSASQGEHIVASATELLDNHSFLHGERIGVATMCMAKLQKSICSSRPKLHATLLAADTLRKYFRECFVDEFCATLSKKSIDSEKAEHLNNTICEKWGQISDIVDTKVHDVARMKDIFKYLGAPNVPEHVGWSTEKYNRIADIAFVTRDRFTFLDLAHHARINVA from the coding sequence ATGGCTACTGAGTTTTTGGATATGGCCATGCCTGCCATGGCTGCAAGTGGACATGGCGGGGTTGCTGAGTACGTAGCGCGTTCTGTGCATGTGAGCGACAAGTTTTTTTCGAATCTTCCCGATGTTATTACGGAGCACCCAGGAAGAGGGTTTCTCGTTGCGGATTCGAATACCGTGCGTTTGCTTGATTCATCTACCGTGCAGTCTATGGATCACTACATCATCCAAGGCGAGTATAACGCTTCAGAGTACCTTGTCGATAGCATTAGGAAAGTATCGAGGAATTCTGACTTCATAGTCGCACTGGGTAGTGGCTCGATTAATGACATGTGCAAATATGCTAGCTTCATCGAGGGGAAGGAATATGTGTCGTTTCCCACGGCTCCATCAATGAATGGATATGCCTCTCCCACGGCTTCGATAACTATGGAGAACGGCATAAAGAAGTCGCTTCCCGCTAAGTTGCCACAAGCTATTTATATGGATGTGGGGGTGCTGAGTAATGCACCGCAAAGGATGATAAACAGCGGGTTTGCTGATTTCATCTGTAGAGCTACAGTAAAGGCAGATTGGTGGATTTCACACTTGCTGTTGGGGACTCCATATAGTGAAGTACCGTTTGACATAACGGACACTTGCTCTAGAGCCCTGCTGGAAAATTATCAGGGATTAGTACATAGAGATAGGACGGCTACTATGGTTTTGATGCAGGCCCTGATCTTATCTGGTATTGGTATGCTTATAGTCGGTGGTAGTCAGTCTGCAAGTCAGGGGGAGCACATTGTAGCTAGCGCAACAGAGCTTTTAGATAATCACAGTTTTTTACACGGTGAGCGCATTGGAGTGGCAACTATGTGCATGGCAAAACTGCAGAAAAGCATTTGCAGTTCCAGGCCGAAGCTGCACGCAACCCTTCTTGCTGCAGATACTCTGCGGAAGTATTTTAGAGAGTGCTTTGTGGATGAGTTTTGCGCTACGCTGTCTAAAAAGTCCATAGATTCTGAGAAAGCCGAACATTTGAACAATACCATATGCGAAAAGTGGGGGCAGATATCTGATATTGTCGACACCAAGGTCCATGACGTCGCCCGTATGAAGGATATTTTTAAGTATCTGGGTGCGCCAAATGTGCCTGAGCATGTGGGATGGTCTACAGAAAAGTATAATAGAATTGCCGACATTGCGTTTGTTACCAGGGATCGGTTTACCTTTCTTGATTTGGCGCACCATGCACGGATAAATGTTGCTTAG
- a CDS encoding pentapeptide repeat-containing protein, with protein sequence MTSGESVVLGARVMSQFGKMLMVGAMVVSCLISYVHASENESGRHLLIRDVENMKKNSYTRQDYRDFIVKCNARGVAPNFVKEFGDNFYGADFSELDMRGAIFEGANLVHTNFKHSNISSTVFANCDMRGADFSNTDLNKSRFENVDLRFSNLSLADLSGVKITSSNLGNTLFIGSDMQEITFQEVTGELANFSNAELPSASINKTSFHKANFQDADANRATILDSDLSNANLLGANLQGALIQHSLLKNSLMYGVNLNFADLTGSDLSNTNLELASIRSASLRKTNLSHANMHAADVYHSDMRDTDFSGAIMNGAVFAGVNLNNAIMHKAVMEGISISESMLQEADLREVSLDSAKISSSHMRFAILNGATVRNTDISRTDFQYVSLNNAMFEGVTASDTDFSGSSASNFRVLKSVYSGINAADTKWDDSILKDVIVYNSKFGKAKFQGSTFDRASFVESDMTGVNFAKSAFLGSSVHGNKLADAVFDNCTFKNTVMMDNGVVEPGGTLNSMDDIHELLQTDSVLSVNYSYLDFSGVSFSDVDFSDSILAGVKFRGSHLENINFSRVNLSFADFSDAIVRNVNFTDATLHGTTLPQQSPTQ encoded by the coding sequence ATGACCAGTGGTGAATCAGTAGTCTTGGGAGCGCGAGTGATGTCTCAGTTTGGGAAGATGTTGATGGTTGGCGCCATGGTCGTCTCCTGCCTTATCAGCTACGTGCACGCTTCCGAGAACGAAAGCGGTAGGCATCTCCTAATTAGGGATGTCGAAAATATGAAGAAGAACAGTTACACACGACAGGACTATCGGGACTTTATCGTAAAGTGCAATGCCAGGGGGGTTGCCCCCAATTTTGTCAAAGAATTTGGCGATAACTTCTACGGGGCTGATTTCAGCGAGCTGGATATGAGGGGTGCAATCTTTGAAGGAGCCAATCTGGTGCACACCAATTTCAAACACAGCAACATCTCCAGCACCGTATTCGCAAACTGCGACATGCGCGGCGCGGATTTTTCCAATACAGATCTGAATAAGTCCCGTTTTGAAAATGTTGATCTGCGGTTTTCTAATCTGTCTCTTGCAGATTTGAGTGGAGTGAAAATTACATCGTCCAATCTGGGAAACACGCTCTTTATCGGTTCGGATATGCAGGAGATCACGTTTCAGGAGGTTACCGGAGAGCTGGCTAATTTTTCAAATGCCGAATTACCTTCTGCATCTATAAACAAGACTTCTTTCCACAAAGCAAATTTTCAAGACGCAGATGCTAACAGAGCAACTATTCTGGATAGCGACCTGTCAAATGCCAACCTCCTGGGAGCAAATCTGCAGGGAGCCTTGATACAACATTCTTTGTTGAAAAACTCGCTTATGTACGGAGTGAACTTGAACTTTGCAGATTTAACCGGCAGTGATCTCAGCAACACTAACTTGGAGTTGGCCAGCATACGCTCTGCAAGCTTGCGAAAAACTAATTTGAGCCATGCAAATATGCATGCTGCAGATGTATACCACTCTGATATGCGTGACACAGATTTTAGCGGGGCAATAATGAACGGAGCCGTCTTCGCTGGAGTAAATCTGAACAATGCCATAATGCATAAAGCCGTCATGGAGGGAATATCAATATCAGAGTCTATGCTGCAGGAAGCGGATCTTCGCGAGGTGTCTCTAGATTCTGCGAAAATTTCAAGCAGCCACATGCGCTTTGCTATCCTAAATGGGGCTACAGTGCGAAATACGGATATAAGTCGGACTGACTTTCAATATGTGTCACTAAACAATGCTATGTTTGAGGGGGTCACCGCTTCTGATACTGACTTTAGCGGCTCTTCAGCAAGCAATTTCCGTGTGTTAAAGTCAGTATATAGCGGGATCAATGCTGCAGATACCAAGTGGGATGACTCGATCTTGAAAGATGTAATCGTTTACAACAGCAAGTTTGGAAAGGCAAAATTCCAGGGAAGCACTTTTGACAGGGCTAGCTTCGTGGAAAGTGACATGACTGGAGTAAACTTCGCAAAATCCGCCTTTCTCGGCTCAAGCGTCCACGGAAATAAGCTTGCTGATGCCGTGTTTGATAATTGTACGTTCAAGAACACAGTGATGATGGATAATGGCGTAGTAGAGCCGGGAGGAACTTTGAACTCCATGGATGACATACACGAGTTGCTGCAGACCGACAGTGTTCTGAGTGTGAATTATTCCTACCTGGATTTCAGCGGTGTGAGCTTCAGTGATGTTGACTTTTCTGACTCCATACTTGCAGGAGTAAAGTTTAGAGGTTCGCACCTGGAAAATATAAATTTTTCTAGGGTCAATCTGTCATTTGCTGACTTCAGTGACGCAATTGTCAGAAACGTAAACTTCACCGACGCAACCTTGCACGGAACCACCCTGCCTCAACAAAGCCCAACACAGTAA
- a CDS encoding SURF1 family protein, protein MKYRLLCKICGGVLPFTALLALGIWQLARLQEKILIETRMETAVIALPGTDIRSFAYSRVKLLGAFQQPFFRVFAGKNGYYWVQLMLLTDGRYILVNRGTFLGEFFPDDNKEGEVSVRGILYCKLKNTSRWVASNDAQGNLWFWYDIEHMSRTLGKSLQPCIVWGDNTAVFAGLQCNAPLKVRNDHLQYALTWFILAAVWAGGYICFLRGRDKS, encoded by the coding sequence GTGAAGTATAGACTTCTATGTAAAATTTGTGGGGGTGTACTACCGTTCACAGCATTACTAGCGCTCGGCATATGGCAGCTTGCACGCTTGCAGGAAAAGATATTGATAGAAACTCGTATGGAGACTGCGGTAATCGCGCTGCCGGGAACTGATATTCGCAGCTTTGCGTATTCAAGGGTTAAATTGTTAGGTGCGTTTCAACAGCCGTTTTTCCGTGTTTTTGCCGGCAAGAATGGTTACTATTGGGTGCAACTCATGTTATTGACAGATGGTAGGTATATTTTGGTTAACAGAGGCACGTTTCTTGGGGAGTTTTTTCCTGATGACAATAAAGAGGGCGAAGTGTCGGTAAGAGGCATTTTGTATTGCAAATTGAAGAACACTTCAAGGTGGGTAGCCTCAAACGATGCACAAGGAAATCTTTGGTTTTGGTACGATATCGAGCATATGTCTCGAACGCTTGGAAAGTCGCTGCAGCCATGTATAGTGTGGGGAGATAATACTGCGGTTTTTGCTGGCCTGCAGTGCAATGCACCACTAAAAGTCAGGAATGACCACCTTCAGTACGCCCTTACATGGTTTATATTGGCTGCAGTGTGGGCGGGTGGTTATATATGTTTTCTCAGAGGGAGGGACAAGAGTTAA
- a CDS encoding cbb3-type cytochrome c oxidase subunit I, which produces MFAVFASLCMVSINDNNREACHGWLLIGVHSLGISGILSILIVFLRVPFFKSMVSNADRLFDLSLVIHVNCSVLVWLCAMSSLLISMTYNKRSKYVNYIWTISAVGSIIMALSAVSRNAVPIKSNYIPVIDNTTFFTGLALFFAGVVLNTSPSVLRTSSLRASPTLAGIYGISAMLSAVLICFISAHAVTVSGADRLQFYEQIFWGAGHLLQGVFSQTFLVVLLLEIGECRFANRYLLSAVFLINTASVVIASAAHLVHPSDFDALATFFTWHMRIAEGVIPLFLVFFTIANLRLLLKLDNRHLLYSSAIFIYGSILGVLSIHGTVTIPAHYHGCVVGMTAAFMGFIYSLLPKLGYEAVSLRWRNAQLGLYSAGQVLHITGLELLGGYGALRKVTHIPDAASKLAKHCFSFGGALAILGGSLFILLTLICIYKNKARTSKVGL; this is translated from the coding sequence ATGTTCGCTGTTTTTGCGTCGCTGTGTATGGTCTCTATCAACGATAATAACCGCGAAGCGTGCCACGGGTGGCTGCTTATTGGAGTCCACTCATTAGGTATCTCTGGGATTCTTTCCATCCTCATAGTTTTCCTGAGGGTGCCGTTTTTCAAGTCCATGGTCAGTAACGCAGACAGACTTTTTGATCTATCTCTAGTAATCCATGTTAACTGTTCTGTCCTAGTGTGGCTTTGCGCGATGTCGTCACTGCTGATTAGTATGACCTACAACAAAAGATCCAAGTATGTAAATTACATTTGGACTATATCAGCAGTGGGAAGCATAATAATGGCGCTATCCGCGGTCAGTAGGAACGCAGTTCCCATTAAAAGCAATTACATTCCAGTAATAGACAACACTACCTTCTTTACGGGACTAGCGCTGTTTTTTGCTGGGGTGGTACTCAACACATCACCGTCGGTTTTGCGCACAAGCTCGCTGCGTGCTTCTCCAACATTGGCCGGCATATATGGCATATCTGCCATGCTCTCTGCGGTGTTGATATGTTTCATTTCTGCGCATGCAGTTACAGTTTCGGGGGCAGATAGACTGCAATTTTATGAACAGATATTCTGGGGCGCTGGACACCTATTACAGGGCGTTTTCAGTCAAACATTCTTGGTAGTTTTGCTTCTGGAAATTGGAGAATGTCGATTCGCCAACAGGTATTTACTGAGCGCAGTTTTTCTCATCAATACTGCATCTGTTGTTATAGCATCCGCAGCACATCTCGTGCATCCATCAGATTTTGACGCCCTGGCCACGTTTTTTACGTGGCATATGAGAATAGCCGAAGGAGTAATCCCTCTGTTCCTAGTATTTTTCACTATAGCCAATCTAAGATTGCTACTGAAACTGGACAATAGGCACCTATTATATTCTTCTGCCATTTTTATTTATGGCAGTATACTTGGAGTTTTGAGCATACACGGGACGGTTACGATACCCGCCCACTATCATGGATGCGTCGTAGGAATGACAGCAGCATTCATGGGGTTCATTTATTCCCTGCTGCCAAAGTTAGGATATGAAGCAGTATCACTACGCTGGCGAAATGCGCAGCTGGGGTTATATAGCGCTGGACAGGTCTTACACATAACTGGCCTTGAATTGCTTGGGGGTTATGGAGCACTACGCAAAGTCACCCACATTCCTGATGCGGCATCAAAGCTTGCAAAGCATTGCTTTTCATTCGGCGGAGCACTAGCAATCTTAGGTGGGTCATTATTCATTCTGCTCACCCTGATTTGCATATACAAAAACAAAGCACGCACGTCCAAAGTTGGGCTGTAG
- the pgsA gene encoding CDP-diacylglycerol--glycerol-3-phosphate 3-phosphatidyltransferase, producing MRKIFPNLLTIFRVLAIPAVVSSFYLDYLWAQYLTLVIFVTAAITDFFDGYLARMWGVQSKFGRIFDPAADKLIVLSTLVMLVYTGKVSGLSVILVVAIVCREVLVSCMREFLVAANISVPVSDMGKLKTFIQILAISTLILDCEFTACIGEICLFLAAATAVYSMYLYTRDAMTKIGNNP from the coding sequence TTGAGGAAGATCTTTCCCAATTTGTTGACCATATTCAGGGTTTTAGCAATACCAGCTGTGGTTTCGAGCTTTTACCTTGACTATTTGTGGGCGCAATACTTAACTCTCGTGATTTTTGTCACCGCGGCTATTACTGACTTTTTTGATGGATACTTGGCGCGCATGTGGGGGGTACAGTCCAAGTTTGGCAGGATTTTTGACCCCGCAGCTGATAAGCTCATAGTTTTATCGACTTTAGTGATGCTAGTTTACACAGGTAAGGTTTCTGGCCTGTCGGTGATACTTGTGGTAGCTATAGTGTGCCGTGAGGTATTAGTCTCGTGTATGAGGGAATTTCTGGTGGCTGCAAACATCAGTGTTCCAGTTAGTGATATGGGGAAATTAAAGACCTTTATTCAGATTCTAGCGATTTCTACCTTGATTTTGGATTGTGAGTTCACAGCTTGCATCGGCGAAATATGTTTGTTTCTCGCAGCAGCTACCGCGGTATATTCAATGTACTTGTACACACGCGATGCGATGACAAAAATTGGGAATAACCCCTGA
- the purH gene encoding bifunctional phosphoribosylaminoimidazolecarboxamide formyltransferase/IMP cyclohydrolase, translating into MNTKVALLSVSDKDGVVDLARFLVQNGYSVVSTMNTCALLRQASLPVLEISQYTGHPEIMDGRVKTLHPKIFAGILSNRSTHTREVESLGIDAIDLVVVNLYPFVKCLKKGSSSEAELVEHIDVGGVSLLRAAAKNFQHVTVISSTQDYGALICELTENNGVTSPEFRKRMAAKAFAVTSAYDAHVYGWLSTDLDMLPEEIVLCGTKVHDLRIGENPHQKAAIYGMGTEALPIERLHGKQLSYNNIVDIEASIKIVSDFDMPAASVIKHGNPCGAAISSAGIEDAYHKAISCDPLSSFGGIIALNRTVTMEIANALKDIFVESIVAPDFDQEVLTALSSKKNLRIVKYTPCYGGKFVFKSVLRNGMLLQERDNSAVGLEDMTLVTKTYATQESLEDLLFAWRVCKHVRSNAIVIARQGRAIGVGAGQMSRVDSVEIAIKKAGDCAGAVMASDAFFPFADGIQCAADAGIVAIVQPGGSIRDDEVKEAANNSHISMYFTGTRSFCH; encoded by the coding sequence ATGAACACAAAAGTTGCCCTTTTGTCAGTTTCTGACAAGGATGGAGTGGTAGATCTCGCTCGGTTTTTAGTACAGAATGGATATAGCGTCGTTTCCACAATGAATACTTGCGCATTATTACGACAGGCAAGCCTACCAGTGCTGGAGATTTCTCAGTACACTGGACATCCTGAAATAATGGATGGTCGCGTGAAGACTCTGCATCCTAAGATTTTTGCTGGGATTTTGAGCAACCGTAGCACGCATACTCGCGAGGTCGAGTCGTTGGGTATAGATGCGATAGACCTGGTGGTGGTGAATCTCTATCCGTTTGTGAAATGTCTGAAGAAAGGAAGTTCCTCTGAAGCGGAGCTTGTGGAACACATAGATGTGGGTGGGGTTTCGCTGCTGCGCGCCGCCGCAAAGAACTTTCAGCACGTCACCGTTATATCTTCAACACAAGATTATGGGGCGTTAATTTGTGAGCTTACCGAAAACAATGGAGTAACATCACCTGAGTTTAGAAAAAGAATGGCTGCGAAAGCTTTTGCAGTTACCTCGGCATATGACGCACACGTTTATGGCTGGCTGTCCACCGACCTTGACATGCTGCCTGAGGAAATAGTACTCTGTGGCACAAAGGTGCATGACCTACGCATAGGGGAAAATCCCCATCAAAAGGCGGCGATTTACGGCATGGGAACAGAAGCGCTGCCAATAGAGCGGCTCCATGGAAAACAACTAAGCTATAACAACATCGTTGATATCGAAGCTTCGATCAAGATAGTAAGCGACTTCGACATGCCTGCAGCGTCAGTGATAAAGCATGGAAATCCGTGTGGAGCTGCCATATCCAGTGCGGGAATTGAAGACGCTTACCACAAAGCAATATCTTGCGACCCTCTCAGCAGTTTTGGAGGAATAATAGCATTAAACAGAACTGTAACCATGGAAATCGCTAATGCGCTTAAAGACATATTTGTAGAATCCATAGTGGCACCAGATTTTGATCAGGAAGTCCTAACTGCTCTCAGTTCGAAGAAGAACCTGCGCATCGTCAAGTATACCCCTTGTTACGGAGGAAAGTTTGTTTTCAAGAGCGTTTTACGTAATGGCATGTTACTTCAGGAACGCGATAACAGCGCAGTGGGTCTTGAAGATATGACTCTGGTCACCAAGACTTACGCCACACAAGAGAGCTTAGAAGATCTACTTTTTGCGTGGCGGGTCTGCAAACATGTACGCTCCAACGCAATTGTAATTGCGCGGCAGGGACGTGCTATTGGAGTAGGTGCCGGACAGATGAGTCGCGTTGACAGCGTAGAAATAGCTATAAAGAAAGCAGGTGATTGTGCTGGGGCCGTCATGGCTTCTGATGCATTCTTCCCTTTCGCTGACGGAATACAGTGCGCAGCGGACGCAGGAATAGTCGCTATAGTGCAACCTGGCGGTTCCATCAGGGATGACGAAGTAAAGGAAGCTGCGAACAACAGCCACATTTCCATGTATTTCACCGGGACTCGTAGCTTCTGCCATTAG
- the fabZ gene encoding 3-hydroxyacyl-ACP dehydratase FabZ: MQLDIQQIMRLLPHTFPFLLVDRVSDCNPGRDITAVKNVSINEPFFEGHFRDNPIMPGVLIIEAMAQASMLCIVGDTPKTETASRGVYFMAIDSAKFRKVVTPGDVLVLKSCVAHRRGRSCRFECKALVEDAVVSEAQILAMLTE, encoded by the coding sequence ATGCAGCTGGATATCCAACAGATTATGCGGCTGCTGCCTCATACTTTTCCGTTTTTACTTGTCGACAGGGTGTCAGACTGCAATCCTGGAAGGGATATTACCGCAGTGAAGAATGTGTCGATAAATGAGCCGTTTTTTGAAGGCCACTTTCGGGATAATCCCATAATGCCAGGAGTATTGATAATAGAGGCTATGGCTCAGGCTTCCATGCTTTGCATCGTTGGAGACACTCCCAAAACTGAAACGGCAAGTCGTGGCGTTTATTTCATGGCTATAGATTCGGCGAAGTTTCGGAAAGTTGTGACTCCAGGAGATGTGCTGGTGCTCAAATCATGTGTGGCACATCGAAGGGGAAGGAGTTGCAGATTCGAATGCAAAGCATTAGTTGAAGATGCAGTAGTTTCGGAAGCTCAAATTCTCGCAATGTTGACTGAATAG